A single window of Archangium gephyra DNA harbors:
- a CDS encoding ArnT family glycosyltransferase: MTVGRAATRDERWLALGLWVLGFVALWVTELAVGFTRDESVYFYAGESYARWFQQLFREPARALTDAAIVRAWDYNHEHPALMKELFGLSHLLFHDTLGWLRPAAAFRLPAFALSALVPALTFLLGSAVYGRTAGLFAALSFLLVPRQYFNAELACFDMPIAAMWLLVVYAFWRALEDRNWGVLCGVFFGLALCTKHNALFLPFILAPFALWRAWTTTVDRPEARIWPWRVLGLFVAVAVLYGLLVVSLGPEDFQRKFFLLSPHTLLFAVLAVGALGMLHLQNEVHPPSALALLPLATMAVFGPVIFYLHWPYLWHAPVERTAWYLNFHATHNHYTWFYLGRLLREPPFPLAYVVVKTALTVPTSLFVPMVTGWLALAGRAVLSLFERTKSLVRVPSLAESLIGLNAVASILIISHPQVPHFGGVKHWFPSMPFLGILAGVAVTRGCEALVERLRVRWPRLSLAAVAAPVFALLMLPALLGLVRVFPYGTSFYSELAGGLPGAASLGMQRQFWSSNVTAVLPWINEHAPRNARVFLHEVHGLSFRDYQRNGMLRSDLRPGGPFDSDVAAYQYHQEFREHEFNVWQAYGTRIPATGLYLDETPQIIVYQRR, translated from the coding sequence ATGACGGTGGGCCGGGCCGCGACGCGGGACGAGCGCTGGCTGGCGCTGGGGCTGTGGGTGCTGGGCTTCGTGGCGCTGTGGGTCACCGAGCTGGCGGTGGGCTTCACGCGCGACGAGAGCGTCTACTTCTACGCGGGCGAGAGCTATGCCCGTTGGTTCCAACAGCTCTTCCGCGAGCCCGCGCGGGCCCTCACCGACGCGGCCATCGTGCGCGCCTGGGACTACAACCACGAGCACCCGGCGCTGATGAAGGAGCTGTTCGGGCTCTCGCACCTGCTCTTCCACGACACGCTCGGGTGGCTGCGCCCGGCGGCGGCCTTCCGGCTCCCGGCCTTCGCGCTGTCGGCGCTGGTGCCCGCCCTCACCTTCCTGCTGGGCAGCGCGGTGTATGGCCGCACCGCGGGACTCTTCGCCGCCCTCTCCTTCCTGCTCGTGCCGCGCCAGTACTTCAACGCGGAGCTGGCCTGCTTCGACATGCCCATCGCGGCCATGTGGCTGCTGGTGGTGTACGCCTTCTGGCGCGCGCTGGAGGACCGGAACTGGGGCGTGCTGTGCGGCGTCTTCTTCGGCCTGGCCCTGTGCACCAAGCACAACGCGCTCTTCCTCCCCTTCATCCTCGCGCCCTTCGCGCTGTGGCGTGCGTGGACCACCACGGTGGACCGGCCCGAGGCACGCATCTGGCCGTGGCGCGTGCTGGGGCTCTTCGTGGCGGTGGCGGTGCTGTACGGGCTGCTGGTGGTGAGCCTCGGGCCCGAGGACTTCCAGCGGAAGTTCTTCCTGCTCAGCCCGCACACGCTGCTCTTCGCGGTGCTGGCGGTGGGCGCCCTGGGGATGCTGCACCTGCAGAACGAGGTGCACCCGCCCTCGGCGCTCGCCCTGTTGCCACTGGCCACCATGGCGGTGTTCGGGCCGGTCATCTTCTACCTGCACTGGCCCTACCTGTGGCACGCGCCGGTGGAGCGGACGGCCTGGTACCTGAACTTCCACGCCACCCACAACCACTACACCTGGTTCTACCTGGGCCGGCTGCTGCGCGAGCCGCCCTTCCCGCTCGCGTACGTGGTGGTGAAGACGGCGCTCACCGTGCCCACCAGCCTCTTCGTGCCGATGGTGACGGGCTGGCTGGCGCTCGCTGGACGCGCGGTGTTGAGCCTCTTCGAGCGCACGAAGTCCCTGGTGCGCGTGCCCTCGCTGGCCGAGAGCCTGATTGGCCTCAACGCGGTGGCCTCCATCCTCATCATCAGCCACCCCCAGGTGCCGCACTTCGGTGGGGTGAAGCACTGGTTTCCGTCCATGCCCTTCCTGGGGATTCTCGCGGGTGTGGCGGTGACGCGGGGCTGCGAGGCGCTCGTGGAGCGGCTGCGCGTGCGCTGGCCGAGGCTATCCCTGGCGGCGGTGGCGGCGCCCGTCTTCGCGCTGTTGATGCTGCCGGCGCTCCTCGGGCTGGTGCGCGTGTTCCCGTACGGGACGAGCTTCTACTCGGAGCTGGCGGGAGGCCTTCCAGGCGCGGCGTCGCTGGGGATGCAGCGCCAGTTCTGGTCGAGCAACGTGACGGCGGTGCTGCCGTGGATCAACGAGCACGCGCCGCGCAACGCCCGGGTGTTCCTGCACGAGGTGCACGGCCTGTCGTTCCGCGACTACCAGCGCAACGGGATGCTGCGGAGCGATCTGCGGCCGGGTGGGCCGTTCGACTCGGACGTGGCGGCGTACCAGTACCACCAGGAGTTCCGTGAGCACGAGTTCAACGTCTGGCAGGCCTACGGGACGCGGATACCGGCCACGGGGCTGTACCTGGACGAGACGCCGCAGATCATCGTCTACCAGCGCCGCTGA
- a CDS encoding CarD family transcriptional regulator — MPEGSASLQLAVGDRVVYPNQGVCRVSAIEVKEVAGQKLTFVTMHREEDGAKVMVPQTKVISIGVRKVAGPEDVKQVFEFLRSDSDKADLDWKMRARTNQDRMAQGGLIGMAEVVKGLQVLSELRPLPTKERELYDNARHLLVAEIAAALNTSDCNAEDAIDLVLFPPGRERPKRTAAEFAPRPGEGDEDLGLDADLLGLDSELDLPPDEEEAPPEEEESSEEAGEEDEEGEEKPRKKAAAMPAEGGADAAPKKRGRPPKPKPEGAEAAAPKKRGRPPKPKPEGAEAPAPKKRGRPPKAKPAEGAEAAAPAPKKRGRPPKARSPETEEAEDQDADLDDDIEADDE; from the coding sequence ATGCCAGAAGGCTCCGCGTCACTCCAGCTCGCGGTTGGCGACCGGGTGGTCTACCCGAATCAAGGGGTCTGCCGCGTCTCGGCCATCGAAGTGAAGGAGGTGGCTGGGCAGAAGCTCACCTTCGTCACCATGCACCGGGAAGAGGATGGGGCGAAGGTGATGGTGCCCCAGACCAAGGTGATCTCCATCGGCGTCCGCAAGGTGGCGGGCCCCGAGGACGTCAAACAGGTCTTCGAGTTCCTGCGCTCCGACAGCGACAAGGCGGACCTGGACTGGAAGATGCGCGCGCGCACCAACCAGGACCGCATGGCCCAGGGTGGCCTCATCGGCATGGCCGAGGTGGTCAAGGGCCTGCAGGTGCTCAGCGAGCTGCGCCCGCTGCCCACCAAGGAGCGGGAGCTGTACGACAACGCTCGCCACCTGCTGGTGGCCGAGATCGCCGCCGCGCTCAACACCTCGGACTGCAACGCCGAGGACGCCATCGACCTGGTGCTCTTCCCGCCCGGCCGCGAGCGTCCCAAGCGCACCGCCGCCGAGTTCGCGCCCCGCCCGGGGGAGGGAGACGAGGATCTCGGCCTGGACGCCGACCTGCTCGGGCTCGACAGCGAGCTGGACCTGCCTCCGGACGAGGAGGAGGCCCCGCCCGAGGAGGAGGAGTCCTCCGAGGAAGCCGGCGAGGAGGACGAGGAGGGCGAGGAGAAGCCCCGCAAGAAGGCCGCCGCCATGCCCGCCGAGGGGGGTGCCGACGCCGCGCCCAAGAAGCGCGGCCGTCCGCCCAAGCCCAAGCCGGAGGGTGCCGAGGCCGCCGCGCCCAAGAAGCGCGGCCGTCCGCCCAAGCCCAAGCCGGAGGGCGCCGAGGCTCCCGCGCCCAAGAAGCGGGGCCGCCCGCCCAAGGCCAAGCCGGCCGAGGGCGCCGAGGCCGCCGCTCCCGCGCCCAAGAAGCGCGGCCGCCCGCCCAAGGCCAGGTCTCCCGAGACCGAGGAGGCAGAGGACCAGGATGCCGACCTCGATGACGACATCGAGGCCGATGATGAGTGA
- the mraZ gene encoding division/cell wall cluster transcriptional repressor MraZ has product MFRGVYEHQIDAKGRTSLPARLRETLVGSYDERLIITTALDPCLHAYPVREWEQLEAALAKRNPMEPGVKTLMRLYVASAQECPLDKLGRVLIPPSLRAHAGLEKDLVWAGMVKVIELWSREGWARAQEEARKEASSADVMRVLTELRQ; this is encoded by the coding sequence GTGTTCCGAGGCGTCTATGAGCACCAGATCGACGCGAAGGGGCGCACCAGCCTCCCGGCACGGCTGCGCGAGACGCTCGTGGGCTCGTACGACGAGCGCCTCATCATCACGACGGCGTTGGACCCCTGCCTCCATGCCTACCCGGTGCGCGAGTGGGAGCAGCTCGAGGCGGCGCTCGCCAAACGCAACCCGATGGAGCCGGGGGTGAAGACGCTCATGCGGCTCTACGTGGCCAGCGCGCAGGAGTGCCCGCTCGACAAGCTCGGGCGCGTGCTCATTCCGCCGTCGCTGCGCGCCCACGCGGGGCTGGAGAAGGATCTGGTGTGGGCGGGGATGGTGAAGGTGATCGAACTGTGGAGCCGCGAGGGCTGGGCCAGGGCCCAGGAGGAGGCCCGCAAGGAAGCCTCCAGCGCGGACGTCATGCGCGTGCTCACCGAGCTGCGCCAGTAG
- the ftsL gene encoding cell division protein FtsL produces the protein MSRIKPVSRGSGSGVSVGEVLLHLLPAVFLFALFAAVGFLHVSSRVLVVDMGYRLSKAEAEERALIRENDRLKLELATLKNPARLEKLAREKLGMSMPAGPLVIALPAELPGKKRNARVEARDARGVRVAERGAPH, from the coding sequence ATGAGCCGCATCAAGCCAGTGTCTCGTGGCAGTGGGAGTGGAGTGTCGGTGGGCGAGGTGCTGCTGCACCTGCTGCCCGCGGTGTTCCTCTTCGCCCTCTTCGCCGCCGTGGGCTTCCTCCACGTGTCGAGCCGCGTGCTGGTGGTGGACATGGGCTACCGCCTCTCCAAGGCCGAGGCCGAGGAGCGCGCCCTCATCCGGGAGAATGATCGGCTGAAGCTGGAGCTGGCCACGCTGAAGAACCCGGCGCGGCTGGAGAAGCTGGCGCGCGAGAAGCTCGGCATGTCCATGCCCGCGGGCCCGCTCGTCATCGCCCTTCCGGCGGAGCTGCCGGGCAAGAAGCGCAACGCCCGCGTGGAGGCCCGTGACGCCCGGGGCGTCCGCGTGGCCGAGCGCGGTGCACCGCACTGA
- a CDS encoding STAS domain-containing protein: MNQAAEAQGIRAVSSGRVETLMLEGELLEKDLTQLCEELGLRMQRGLRNVVLDLAEVRHLDYRGVKPLVARAEAFRKAGGDIKLSGLSPYLAAILRAAGAHDVFELYPHMNDARAAFALARAPFV, encoded by the coding sequence ATGAACCAGGCAGCCGAAGCACAGGGCATCCGCGCGGTCTCCAGTGGGCGCGTGGAGACCCTCATGCTCGAGGGGGAGCTTCTGGAGAAGGACCTCACCCAGCTCTGCGAGGAGCTCGGGCTGCGGATGCAGCGCGGCCTGCGCAACGTGGTGCTGGACCTCGCCGAGGTGCGTCACCTGGACTACCGCGGCGTGAAGCCCCTGGTGGCCCGGGCCGAGGCCTTCCGCAAGGCCGGCGGGGACATCAAGCTGTCCGGGCTGTCTCCCTACCTGGCCGCCATCCTCCGGGCCGCGGGTGCTCATGATGTCTTCGAGCTCTACCCGCATATGAACGACGCCCGGGCCGCTTTCGCGCTCGCGCGGGCCCCTTTCGTCTAG
- a CDS encoding PilZ domain-containing protein, whose amino-acid sequence MSQTATNRAQGEVRLKVAYKKPEALLSEYTRSIGRGGVTLQTQKSLPVGTRFVFEMHNPGVAAPVEVVGEVVRVTPQPHGRFMITVKYDPGQDRGGLDAVLQRIFDMQEFEKLRRYPRIPLHLPAMEEETPFAPPFFVRDLSRGGVGLEVEAPALPASVKVGMPFMLEMDLALGTMMLHGEVAWTSAGGPEVLPTFGVNFGTLSPDSAERLEKLLSLESMPPPPWRARVCFGMDAVMRMP is encoded by the coding sequence ATGAGCCAGACCGCGACGAACCGAGCCCAGGGCGAGGTACGCCTCAAGGTGGCCTACAAGAAACCCGAAGCGCTGCTGAGCGAGTACACGCGCAGCATCGGCCGGGGAGGCGTGACGCTGCAGACGCAGAAGAGCCTCCCGGTGGGAACGCGCTTCGTCTTCGAGATGCACAACCCCGGAGTCGCCGCGCCCGTGGAGGTGGTGGGCGAGGTGGTGCGGGTGACGCCGCAGCCGCACGGGCGCTTCATGATCACCGTGAAGTACGACCCGGGGCAAGATCGGGGAGGCCTGGACGCGGTGCTGCAGCGCATCTTCGACATGCAGGAGTTCGAGAAGCTGCGCCGCTACCCGCGCATCCCGCTGCACCTGCCGGCGATGGAGGAGGAGACGCCCTTCGCGCCGCCCTTCTTCGTGCGAGACCTGTCGCGGGGAGGCGTGGGCCTGGAGGTGGAGGCGCCCGCGCTGCCAGCCTCCGTGAAGGTGGGCATGCCCTTCATGCTGGAGATGGACCTGGCGCTGGGCACGATGATGCTGCACGGCGAGGTGGCGTGGACGTCGGCGGGAGGGCCCGAGGTGCTGCCCACCTTCGGCGTCAACTTCGGCACCCTGAGCCCGGACTCGGCGGAGCGGCTGGAGAAGCTGCTGTCGCTCGAGTCCATGCCGCCCCCGCCCTGGCGCGCCCGCGTCTGCTTCGGCATGGACGCGGTGATGCGCATGCCGTGA
- a CDS encoding penicillin-binding protein — protein MRDFKSARAPEPNQKWLRLRVKLLAFFFVALLVAAFGRAVQLQVFERDKLRGLAQDQYVRQIEIPARRGDIFDRRGTPFAQSVEVDSIWVDPSMLPDVKQASRSLAKVLKLDVEDLQARLGRAKRFAWVKRQVTPREVEAVKALGLPGFGFTKEPKRFYPQKELGAHVVGMVGLDGHGLEGLELAFEDELSGQNSRLSGFRDAKGRKLLVSGAPDTIDRQGASVTLTIDRHLQFVAERALSRAVEEAKAVAGMAILLEPKTGEILAIANHPRFNPNAPEKEARASMRNRAALDVFEPGSTMKAFVVASALDQKVIKPDELFFCENGAWTIGRHTIHDTHPLGWLTPQVVLRESSNICSSKIAQQLGRERLVKAYRDFGFGERTGLALPGEGRGSIPFPKAEVSLATQSFGQGMSATAVQMAAAWGALANNGVLMRPYLVAKVVDPDGVVLLENRPTEVRQAVSAATAKKVVSMLESVVTKEGTAPKAAMEDYRVAGKTGTAQKADPVARGYSDKRLASFVGMVPAENPRAVILVIVDEPKTDVYGGNVAAPAFKEIATAAMAHLAVPPSREVPLPSTALPVAAAQPPPVSAETARPMVSEAVTENVEPGSVRVPDVVGQAGREAVTKLLSSALEPRLLGSGRVVSQSPAAGSLVEKGARVTLELAARQ, from the coding sequence GTGAGGGACTTCAAATCGGCGCGGGCGCCCGAGCCCAACCAGAAGTGGCTGCGGCTTCGCGTGAAGCTGCTCGCCTTCTTCTTCGTCGCCCTGCTGGTGGCCGCCTTCGGCCGCGCCGTGCAGCTCCAGGTGTTCGAGCGCGACAAGCTGCGCGGGCTCGCCCAGGACCAGTACGTCCGCCAGATTGAGATCCCCGCCCGCCGTGGAGACATCTTCGACCGCCGCGGCACGCCCTTCGCCCAGAGCGTGGAGGTGGACTCCATCTGGGTGGACCCCTCCATGCTGCCGGATGTGAAGCAGGCCTCGCGCTCGCTCGCCAAGGTGCTGAAGCTGGACGTGGAGGACCTGCAGGCCCGGCTCGGCCGCGCCAAGCGCTTCGCCTGGGTGAAGCGCCAGGTGACGCCCCGCGAGGTGGAGGCGGTGAAGGCCCTGGGGCTGCCCGGCTTCGGCTTCACCAAGGAGCCCAAGCGCTTCTACCCGCAGAAGGAGCTGGGCGCGCACGTGGTGGGCATGGTGGGCCTGGACGGCCACGGCCTGGAGGGCCTGGAGCTGGCCTTCGAGGACGAGCTGTCCGGGCAGAACTCGCGCCTGTCCGGCTTTCGCGACGCCAAGGGCCGCAAGCTGCTCGTCTCCGGCGCTCCGGACACCATCGACCGCCAGGGCGCCTCCGTCACCCTCACCATCGACCGCCACCTCCAGTTCGTCGCCGAGCGGGCCCTGAGCCGCGCCGTGGAGGAGGCCAAGGCGGTGGCGGGCATGGCCATCCTGTTGGAGCCGAAGACGGGGGAGATCCTCGCCATCGCCAACCACCCGCGCTTCAACCCCAACGCGCCGGAGAAGGAGGCGCGCGCCAGCATGCGCAACCGCGCCGCGCTGGATGTCTTCGAGCCCGGCTCGACGATGAAGGCCTTCGTCGTGGCCAGCGCGTTGGACCAGAAGGTCATCAAGCCGGATGAGCTCTTCTTCTGCGAGAACGGCGCGTGGACCATCGGCCGGCACACCATCCACGACACCCACCCGCTGGGCTGGCTCACGCCCCAGGTGGTGCTGCGCGAGTCCTCCAACATCTGCTCCTCCAAGATTGCCCAGCAGCTGGGCCGCGAGCGGCTGGTGAAGGCCTACCGGGACTTCGGCTTCGGCGAGCGCACCGGGCTGGCGCTGCCCGGCGAGGGCAGGGGCTCCATTCCCTTCCCCAAGGCGGAAGTGTCGCTGGCCACACAGTCCTTCGGGCAGGGCATGAGCGCCACCGCCGTGCAGATGGCCGCCGCCTGGGGCGCGCTGGCCAACAATGGCGTGCTGATGCGCCCCTATCTCGTCGCCAAGGTGGTAGACCCGGACGGGGTGGTGCTGCTGGAGAACCGGCCCACCGAGGTGCGTCAGGCCGTCTCCGCCGCGACCGCGAAGAAGGTCGTTTCCATGCTCGAAAGCGTGGTCACCAAGGAAGGGACCGCCCCCAAGGCCGCCATGGAGGACTACCGGGTGGCCGGCAAGACGGGCACGGCCCAGAAGGCGGATCCCGTGGCCCGGGGTTATTCCGACAAGCGGCTCGCCTCCTTCGTGGGCATGGTACCGGCCGAGAATCCGCGTGCCGTCATCCTCGTGATTGTGGACGAGCCCAAGACGGACGTGTACGGGGGAAACGTGGCCGCCCCCGCTTTCAAGGAAATCGCTACCGCCGCCATGGCCCACCTGGCCGTCCCTCCCTCGCGAGAGGTGCCGCTGCCGTCCACCGCCCTGCCGGTGGCGGCCGCCCAGCCCCCTCCCGTGAGTGCGGAGACGGCCCGGCCCATGGTGTCGGAGGCTGTCACCGAGAACGTGGAGCCTGGCTCCGTCCGCGTTCCGGATGTTGTAGGTCAGGCGGGGCGCGAGGCGGTGACGAAGCTGCTCTCCTCGGCCCTGGAGCCTCGATTGTTAGGTAGTGGACGCGTTGTTTCGCAGAGTCCCGCCGCCGGTTCGCTGGTGGAGAAGGGTGCGCGAGTGACGCTGGAGCTGGCGGCGCGGCAATGA
- a CDS encoding phosphatase domain-containing protein — MNASARLAALVLALASAPVLADPAVLLSPALGRPGSVTLQGRVLAETPHGSTALSRNLRSLAARNWKGAKVEVSFEGVTATVTSAEDGNFQVTLQPPEGGSFAPGRSSAQARVPGATASASVEILADSAPFLVVSDFDDTLAISEVTKPGKLAANALLRDEDTQKAVPGMPGFYGCLGAEAKAAPGFALVSGSPVQFIPRVGAFLERHRFPVGFGLFLRDFGPGTLSTYKQPLIRSLLQRFPHPVVLVGDSGEKDPEVYAQIREEFPGRVRAIYIRDAGHSANAARFPDMVLFKDASTAALHAAQVGLARRECVTAAFPQAAPRVEETP, encoded by the coding sequence GTGAACGCCTCCGCCCGCCTCGCCGCGCTCGTCCTCGCCCTGGCCTCCGCCCCCGTGCTCGCGGACCCGGCGGTGCTGCTCTCCCCGGCGCTCGGCCGTCCCGGGAGCGTCACCCTCCAGGGGCGCGTGCTCGCCGAGACGCCACACGGGAGCACCGCCCTGTCCCGCAACCTGCGCAGCCTGGCGGCCCGCAACTGGAAGGGCGCGAAGGTGGAGGTCTCCTTCGAGGGCGTGACGGCCACCGTCACCAGCGCGGAGGACGGCAACTTCCAGGTCACCCTCCAGCCGCCCGAGGGAGGCTCCTTCGCTCCGGGCCGCTCTTCCGCCCAGGCCCGTGTGCCGGGCGCGACGGCCTCGGCCTCCGTGGAGATCCTCGCGGACTCGGCGCCCTTCCTCGTCGTCTCCGACTTCGACGACACCCTGGCCATCTCCGAGGTGACGAAGCCGGGCAAGCTGGCCGCCAACGCGCTGCTGCGGGACGAGGACACCCAGAAGGCCGTTCCCGGCATGCCGGGCTTCTATGGGTGCCTGGGGGCCGAGGCGAAGGCGGCGCCGGGCTTCGCGTTGGTGAGCGGCTCGCCCGTCCAGTTCATCCCCCGGGTGGGGGCCTTCCTCGAGCGGCACCGCTTCCCGGTGGGCTTCGGCCTCTTCCTGCGCGACTTCGGGCCGGGCACGCTCTCCACCTACAAGCAGCCCCTCATCCGGAGCCTGTTGCAGCGCTTCCCCCATCCGGTGGTGCTCGTGGGGGACTCGGGCGAGAAGGACCCGGAGGTCTACGCGCAGATCCGCGAGGAGTTCCCCGGGCGCGTGCGCGCCATCTACATCCGCGACGCGGGCCACAGCGCGAACGCCGCCCGCTTCCCCGACATGGTCCTCTTCAAGGACGCGAGCACGGCCGCCCTGCACGCCGCCCAGGTGGGACTCGCCCGGCGGGAGTGCGTCACCGCCGCGTTTCCCCAGGCCGCGCCGCGCGTGGAGGAGACGCCATGA
- the rsmH gene encoding 16S rRNA (cytosine(1402)-N(4))-methyltransferase RsmH, with the protein MADFSHQTVLLNESVDVLRPGAGKVIIDGTLGGGGHSEALLARGATVLGVDRDPVALQAARTRLAGYPAFSTRQGNFGELLDVAADVLPVDGVLVDLGVSSPQLDVAERGFSFQKDGPLDMRMGDTGRTAAELIAEEDEAELRRILEEYGEEPFARPIARELKRALPARTLEAAEAVKRAVPRKAWPNKIHVATRTFQALRMAVNQELESLESLLAALPRLLKVGGRAAVISFHSLEDRKVKETFRDMVGSCKCPPGFPVCVCGGQGDFVLVSRKAIAPSDEEIAANPRARSAHLRVVEKIR; encoded by the coding sequence TTGGCTGACTTCAGCCACCAGACCGTCCTCCTGAATGAATCGGTGGACGTCCTTCGACCGGGAGCGGGGAAGGTGATCATCGACGGCACACTGGGTGGTGGTGGTCACTCCGAGGCGCTTCTCGCCCGGGGTGCGACCGTGCTGGGCGTGGACCGGGATCCGGTGGCGCTCCAGGCCGCCCGGACCCGGCTCGCCGGCTACCCCGCCTTCAGCACCCGCCAGGGCAACTTCGGCGAGCTGCTGGACGTGGCCGCGGACGTGCTTCCGGTGGACGGGGTGCTGGTGGACCTGGGGGTGTCCTCGCCCCAGCTCGACGTGGCCGAGCGTGGCTTCTCCTTCCAGAAGGACGGCCCGCTGGACATGCGCATGGGCGACACGGGCCGCACCGCCGCCGAGCTGATCGCCGAGGAGGACGAGGCGGAGCTGCGCCGCATCCTCGAGGAGTACGGCGAGGAGCCCTTCGCCCGGCCCATCGCCCGGGAGCTCAAGCGCGCGCTGCCCGCGCGCACCCTGGAGGCCGCCGAGGCCGTCAAGCGCGCCGTGCCTCGCAAGGCGTGGCCCAACAAGATTCACGTGGCCACCCGCACCTTCCAGGCGCTGCGCATGGCGGTGAACCAGGAGCTGGAGTCGCTGGAGTCGCTGCTCGCCGCGCTGCCCCGGCTGTTGAAGGTGGGGGGCCGCGCCGCCGTCATCTCGTTCCACTCGCTCGAGGACCGGAAGGTGAAGGAGACCTTCCGGGACATGGTGGGCAGCTGCAAGTGCCCGCCCGGGTTTCCGGTGTGCGTCTGTGGCGGCCAGGGAGACTTCGTCCTGGTGTCGCGCAAGGCCATCGCGCCCTCGGACGAGGAGATTGCCGCCAACCCCCGTGCCCGTAGCGCGCACCTGCGCGTGGTGGAGAAGATCCGATGA
- a CDS encoding acyl-CoA dehydrogenase family protein: protein MAAVLEQARSAEVPVGGAFLFNDVGSVRITTPELFTEEQRLYLKTALQFSTEQVLPQAEKIEAKDNALLRDLLRRAGELGLLMIDIPEAYGGLGLDKTTSLLIAEAMSLQGSWSVSFGAHTGIGTLPIVWFGNDAQKQKYLPRLATGELVAAYALTEQGSGSDALGAKTKAVLSPDGKEWILNGSKLYITNAAFADVFVVFAKVDGDKFTGFIVERGTPGFSVGPEEHKMGIRGSSTCPLYFEDARIPRENLLGEVGKGHKIAFNILNYGRLKLGAGVLGGMKLQLRNALLFAQERKQFQTAIVSFPLTREKLARMTTLIHAVESMTYRTSGLVDAVLAGADKTAADYSARLIAAIEEYAIESSIMKVYGSEALGYVADDAVQIHGGAGYIEEYPVERAYRDARINRIFEGTNEINRMLIAGMLLKRTMKGTLPLFEVAQAVDEDVAAGRLPKARVQDELAAEEQAAENLKRLAIYTLKVAAETFGAELEQRQEVLATVADIVMDAYALDSMVTRTRQAAVDGKLDAVRVAMTRQYATEANVQSYARARRALCATVKGDALKEHLAKVARLELFTPYDPVELRETILQAVEKASGYPLSAV from the coding sequence ATGGCAGCAGTGCTCGAGCAGGCCCGTTCCGCCGAGGTCCCCGTCGGGGGTGCCTTCCTCTTCAATGACGTGGGCTCGGTGCGCATCACCACGCCGGAGCTGTTCACCGAGGAGCAGCGGCTCTACCTGAAGACGGCGCTCCAGTTCTCCACCGAGCAGGTGCTCCCCCAGGCCGAGAAGATCGAGGCCAAGGACAACGCGCTGCTGCGCGACCTGCTGCGCCGTGCCGGCGAGCTCGGCCTGTTGATGATCGACATCCCCGAGGCCTACGGTGGCCTGGGCCTGGACAAGACCACCTCGCTGCTCATCGCCGAGGCCATGAGCCTGCAGGGCTCCTGGTCCGTGTCCTTTGGGGCGCACACGGGCATCGGCACGCTCCCCATCGTCTGGTTTGGCAACGACGCCCAGAAGCAGAAGTACCTACCCAGGCTGGCCACCGGCGAGCTCGTGGCGGCCTACGCCCTCACGGAGCAGGGCAGTGGCTCGGATGCGCTGGGGGCCAAGACGAAGGCCGTGCTGTCCCCGGACGGCAAGGAGTGGATCCTCAACGGCTCCAAGCTCTACATCACCAACGCGGCGTTCGCGGACGTGTTCGTGGTGTTCGCCAAGGTGGATGGCGACAAGTTCACCGGCTTCATCGTGGAGCGCGGCACGCCCGGCTTCAGCGTGGGGCCCGAGGAGCACAAGATGGGCATCCGCGGCTCCTCCACGTGCCCCCTCTACTTCGAGGACGCGCGGATTCCCCGCGAGAACCTGCTCGGCGAGGTGGGCAAGGGGCACAAGATCGCCTTCAACATCCTCAACTATGGCCGGCTCAAGCTGGGGGCGGGGGTGCTCGGCGGCATGAAGCTGCAGCTGCGCAACGCGCTGCTCTTCGCGCAGGAGCGCAAGCAGTTCCAGACGGCCATCGTGAGCTTCCCGCTCACCCGCGAGAAGCTGGCGCGGATGACCACGCTCATCCACGCGGTGGAGAGCATGACGTACCGCACGTCGGGGCTGGTGGACGCGGTGCTGGCGGGGGCGGACAAGACGGCCGCCGACTACTCGGCGCGCCTCATCGCCGCCATCGAGGAGTACGCCATCGAGTCCTCCATCATGAAGGTGTACGGCTCGGAGGCGCTCGGATACGTGGCGGACGACGCGGTGCAGATCCACGGCGGCGCGGGCTACATCGAGGAGTACCCGGTGGAGCGCGCCTACCGGGATGCGCGCATCAACCGCATCTTCGAGGGCACCAACGAGATCAACCGGATGCTCATCGCGGGGATGCTGCTCAAGCGCACGATGAAGGGCACGCTGCCGCTCTTCGAGGTGGCGCAGGCGGTGGATGAGGACGTGGCGGCGGGGCGGCTGCCGAAGGCGCGGGTGCAGGACGAGCTGGCCGCGGAGGAGCAGGCGGCGGAGAACCTCAAGCGGCTGGCGATCTACACGCTGAAGGTGGCGGCGGAGACGTTCGGGGCGGAGCTCGAGCAGCGCCAGGAGGTGCTGGCCACGGTGGCGGACATCGTGATGGACGCGTACGCGCTGGACTCGATGGTGACGCGCACGCGTCAGGCGGCGGTGGACGGGAAGCTGGACGCGGTGCGGGTGGCGATGACGCGGCAGTACGCCACCGAGGCCAACGTCCAGTCCTACGCCCGGGCCCGGCGCGCGCTGTGCGCCACCGTGAAGGGTGACGCGCTCAAGGAGCACCTGGCGAAGGTGGCGCGGCTGGAGCTCTTCACGCCGTACGATCCGGTGGAGCTGCGCGAGACGATCCTCCAGGCCGTGGAGAAGGCCAGCGGCTATCCGCTGTCCGCGGTGTAG